In a genomic window of Streptomyces koelreuteriae:
- a CDS encoding ABC transporter permease, translating into MFRYLIRRLLAAAVIMLVITTITFFIFFALPSDPALLACGKTCSPSRLAEIKHSLGLDQGYLTQYWEFLKGLVAGRDFGDQSVRIHCGAPCLGVSFQTDTPVLTTLLQDFPADLSLGLGAAVAFLVLGVGLGTVAAVRRGRAADKAAVGLALFGVSVQIYFIGLLLLYLFVDKFQILPTSGYTPITEDPAGWFQGLLLPWTTLVIVYLAMYTRLTRSSMLEVFAEDYMRTARAKGLPAGTVVLKHGLRAAVTPIITIFGMDVGSLIGGSAVITESVFGINGIGKLAVDSVQNSDLPVILGTTLFAATFVVLANVVVDLVYGLVDPRVRLA; encoded by the coding sequence ATGTTTCGTTACCTCATCAGACGCCTGCTGGCAGCGGCCGTGATCATGCTGGTGATCACCACGATCACCTTCTTCATCTTCTTCGCGCTGCCGTCCGACCCCGCGCTCCTGGCTTGCGGAAAGACCTGCTCCCCCTCCCGCCTCGCCGAGATCAAGCACTCGCTGGGCCTGGACCAGGGCTATCTGACGCAGTACTGGGAGTTCCTCAAGGGGCTGGTCGCCGGCCGTGACTTCGGCGACCAGAGCGTCCGCATCCACTGCGGGGCTCCCTGCCTCGGCGTCTCCTTCCAGACCGACACCCCCGTCCTGACGACGCTGCTCCAGGACTTCCCGGCGGACCTCTCCCTCGGTCTCGGCGCCGCGGTGGCGTTCCTGGTCCTGGGGGTCGGCCTCGGCACCGTCGCCGCGGTCCGCAGGGGCCGGGCCGCCGACAAGGCGGCGGTCGGACTGGCCCTGTTCGGTGTGTCGGTGCAGATCTACTTCATCGGCCTGCTCCTGCTGTATCTCTTCGTCGACAAGTTCCAGATCCTGCCGACCTCCGGCTACACGCCGATCACCGAGGACCCGGCCGGCTGGTTCCAGGGGCTGCTCCTGCCGTGGACCACCCTCGTCATCGTCTACCTCGCGATGTACACCCGGCTCACCCGCTCCTCCATGCTGGAGGTCTTCGCCGAGGACTACATGCGCACCGCCCGCGCCAAGGGCCTGCCGGCCGGCACCGTCGTCCTCAAGCACGGGCTGCGGGCCGCCGTCACCCCGATCATCACCATCTTCGGCATGGACGTCGGCTCCCTGATCGGCGGCTCCGCGGTCATCACCGAGTCGGTGTTCGGCATCAACGGCATCGGCAAGCTCGCCGTCGACTCCGTCCAGAACTCCGACCTGCCGGTCATCCTCGGCACCACGCTCTTCGCCGCGACGTTCGTCGTCCTCGCCAACGTCGTCGTCGACCTGGTGTACGGCCTCGTCGACCCGCGCGTACGCCTCGCCTGA
- a CDS encoding ABC transporter ATP-binding protein — protein sequence MSTTQPLTGPTTDRPAGENLLEVRGLRKHFPLRQGIIFQRQIGAVRAVDGIDFAVGPGESLGLVGESGCGKSTTGRLITRLLEPTGGTVLFDGEDITHRPAARMREARRNLQMIFQDPYSSLNPRHTVGTIIETPMRLNGINPPQGHRKRVQELLETVGLNPEHYNRYPNEFSGGQRQRIGIARALALRPKLIVADEPVSALDVSIQAQVVNLLQDLQREFGIAFVFIAHDLAVVRHFSERVAVMYLGKIVEVADRESLYTRPRHPYTHALMSAVPEADPDATERRERIRLAGDVPSPIDPPSGCRFRTRCWKAQDRCATEEPPLVRVEGSPSGHLTACHFPEEPTVTARARDIVLDPALTGLKESP from the coding sequence GTGAGCACCACGCAGCCCCTCACCGGGCCGACCACCGACCGCCCCGCCGGTGAGAACCTCCTCGAAGTGCGCGGTCTGCGGAAGCACTTCCCGCTCCGGCAGGGCATCATCTTCCAGCGGCAGATCGGGGCCGTCCGAGCCGTCGACGGCATCGACTTCGCGGTCGGGCCCGGCGAGTCGCTGGGTCTGGTCGGCGAGTCCGGCTGCGGCAAGTCGACCACGGGCCGGCTGATCACCCGACTGCTCGAACCCACCGGCGGAACCGTCCTGTTCGACGGCGAGGACATCACCCACCGGCCCGCCGCACGGATGCGGGAAGCCCGCCGCAACCTCCAGATGATCTTCCAGGACCCGTACTCCTCGCTGAACCCCCGGCACACCGTCGGCACCATCATCGAGACACCGATGCGGCTCAACGGCATCAACCCGCCCCAGGGCCACAGGAAGCGCGTCCAGGAACTCCTGGAGACCGTGGGCCTCAACCCCGAGCACTACAACCGCTACCCCAACGAGTTCTCCGGAGGCCAGCGCCAGCGCATCGGTATCGCCCGCGCACTCGCCCTGCGCCCGAAGCTGATCGTCGCCGACGAACCCGTCTCCGCGCTGGACGTCTCCATCCAGGCGCAGGTCGTCAACCTGCTCCAGGACCTCCAGCGGGAGTTCGGGATCGCCTTCGTCTTCATCGCCCACGACCTAGCCGTCGTACGGCACTTCTCCGAACGGGTCGCCGTGATGTACCTCGGCAAGATCGTCGAGGTCGCCGACCGCGAGTCCCTCTACACCCGCCCGCGGCACCCCTACACGCACGCGCTGATGTCCGCCGTACCCGAGGCCGACCCGGACGCGACCGAGCGGCGCGAACGCATCCGGCTGGCCGGCGACGTGCCCTCACCGATCGACCCGCCCTCCGGCTGCCGCTTCCGCACCCGCTGCTGGAAGGCCCAGGACAGATGCGCCACCGAGGAGCCACCGCTGGTGCGCGTCGAGGGCAGCCCCTCGGGCCATCTGACCGC
- a CDS encoding ABC transporter permease, which produces MTTQHQPVDTGGGTALLTEPSTQDSRPGGPVVAGRSPARMAWRRIRRDKVTTAALVATVLFIVIALLAPVLTALTGWGPITPDNKAINPDTGNFPYGSLGGISARHLLGVEPGTGYDLFARIVYGLRTSLYVGLASAVLSTVVGVVAGLAAGYFGGWVDSLLSRVMDVMLAFPQLLFIIALTPVIQNALQTNTHGGTDENLRLLVLVLNIAVFAWAYTARLVRGQVLSLREREFVDAARLMSAGRRHILFRQLLPNLWAPILISFALAVPQNITTEAALSYLGVGVIPPNPDWGALLSDASQFFLQDPMYLFVPGVLLFLLVLALNLLGDGVRDALDPRARRG; this is translated from the coding sequence ATGACCACGCAACACCAGCCGGTCGACACCGGCGGCGGCACCGCGCTGCTGACCGAGCCGTCGACGCAGGACAGCAGACCCGGCGGCCCCGTCGTCGCCGGACGTTCACCGGCCCGGATGGCCTGGCGGCGGATCAGGCGGGACAAGGTCACCACGGCCGCCCTGGTGGCCACCGTCCTGTTCATCGTGATCGCCCTGCTCGCGCCCGTCCTCACGGCGCTGACCGGCTGGGGGCCGATCACCCCCGACAACAAGGCGATCAACCCGGACACGGGCAATTTCCCCTACGGATCGCTGGGCGGCATCAGCGCCCGGCATCTGCTCGGCGTCGAACCGGGCACGGGCTACGACCTGTTCGCCCGCATCGTCTACGGCCTGCGCACCTCGCTGTACGTGGGCCTCGCCTCGGCGGTGCTGTCCACCGTGGTCGGTGTCGTCGCGGGGCTCGCGGCCGGCTACTTCGGCGGCTGGGTCGACTCGCTGCTGTCCCGGGTCATGGACGTGATGCTGGCGTTCCCGCAGCTGCTGTTCATCATCGCGCTCACCCCGGTGATCCAGAACGCGCTGCAGACCAACACCCACGGCGGCACCGACGAGAACCTCCGCCTTCTCGTCCTGGTCCTCAACATCGCCGTCTTCGCCTGGGCGTACACCGCCCGTCTGGTGCGCGGACAGGTACTGTCCCTGCGCGAGCGGGAGTTCGTCGACGCCGCGCGGCTGATGAGCGCCGGCCGGCGGCACATCCTCTTCCGGCAGCTGCTGCCCAACCTGTGGGCGCCGATCCTGATCTCCTTCGCGCTGGCCGTCCCGCAGAACATCACCACCGAGGCGGCCCTGTCGTACCTGGGCGTCGGCGTCATCCCGCCCAACCCGGACTGGGGTGCCCTGCTCTCGGACGCCTCCCAGTTCTTCCTCCAGGACCCGATGTACCTCTTCGTGCCCGGCGTCCTGCTCTTCCTCCTGGTCCTGGCGCTCAACCTCCTCGGGGACGGCGTCCGGGACGCCCTGGATCCCCGCGCCCGGCGCGGCTGA
- a CDS encoding ABC transporter substrate-binding protein, giving the protein MTRSTRRSRTVALTATAVVIALGATACGGSSGAGGSGAPGKGGTLTVLDKADFDHLDPQRVYTTEGSSMDEEIVRTLTGWDETGSTPKLVGDLATDTGTPSKGATVWTFHLRHGVKYQDGAEVTAPDIKYGVERFFSSDINGGPPYAGQWLVGGSDYKGPYQGKELDSIGTPDKYTIVFHLNQPVADFNETTAMPGWAAVPKAHDTGSTYDTHVWSDGPYMIKSYTKNKELVLTRNKNWSQATDPIRQQNVDEMDVRFGQDESAIDQQIKADAGTAQTSIQQWPIAGSDLASLANDPSLKSRYYKIPAPGINYLAINTTRVKDLKVRQAIEYAIDKTTVRGAFGGSAYGDYATSMLSPGIGGYQKFNLYSANPAGNLAKAKALMKQAGNPKPAMSIAVENTPTQEHFADAVKTALERIGIHVNISPIDAANYFSTVDNTKNQYDLTWGDWIADWPNASTVLPTLFDGRLIKKNPQANQDLSYLNDPKVNALIDKAATMTDVKQRNAAYGRMDQQILKDAAVVPLTYMNFSDMSGSKVGGVIPDTILAEPSLVHVYVKH; this is encoded by the coding sequence ATGACGCGCAGCACGCGCAGATCGCGCACGGTCGCTCTCACGGCAACCGCCGTGGTGATCGCCCTGGGAGCCACCGCATGCGGAGGGTCCTCCGGCGCCGGCGGCAGCGGCGCCCCCGGCAAGGGCGGCACGCTGACCGTTCTCGACAAGGCGGACTTCGACCACCTCGACCCCCAGCGCGTCTACACGACCGAGGGTTCGAGCATGGACGAGGAGATCGTCCGGACCCTCACCGGCTGGGACGAGACGGGCTCGACGCCGAAACTGGTCGGCGACCTGGCCACCGACACCGGAACGCCCAGCAAGGGCGCCACCGTCTGGACCTTCCATCTGCGGCACGGCGTCAAGTACCAGGACGGCGCCGAGGTCACCGCACCGGACATCAAGTACGGCGTCGAGCGGTTCTTCTCCTCCGACATCAACGGCGGACCGCCCTACGCGGGCCAGTGGCTCGTCGGTGGCTCCGACTACAAGGGCCCGTACCAGGGCAAGGAGCTCGACTCCATCGGGACGCCGGACAAGTACACCATCGTCTTCCATCTGAACCAGCCGGTGGCCGACTTCAACGAGACCACCGCGATGCCCGGCTGGGCGGCCGTGCCCAAGGCCCATGACACCGGCTCGACCTACGACACCCATGTGTGGTCCGACGGCCCGTACATGATCAAGTCGTACACCAAGAACAAGGAACTCGTCCTCACCCGGAACAAGAACTGGTCCCAGGCGACCGACCCGATCCGGCAGCAGAACGTCGACGAGATGGACGTCAGATTCGGCCAGGACGAGTCGGCCATCGACCAGCAGATCAAGGCCGACGCCGGCACCGCCCAGACGTCGATCCAGCAGTGGCCGATCGCCGGCTCCGACCTTGCGTCGCTCGCCAACGACCCTTCCTTGAAGAGCCGTTACTACAAGATCCCCGCGCCCGGCATCAACTACCTGGCGATCAACACCACCCGCGTCAAGGACCTCAAGGTCCGCCAGGCGATCGAGTACGCCATCGACAAGACCACGGTCCGCGGCGCCTTCGGCGGCTCCGCGTACGGCGACTACGCCACCTCCATGCTCAGCCCCGGCATCGGCGGCTACCAGAAGTTCAACCTGTACAGCGCCAACCCGGCCGGCAACCTCGCCAAGGCCAAGGCCCTGATGAAGCAGGCCGGCAACCCCAAGCCGGCCATGTCGATCGCCGTGGAGAACACCCCCACCCAGGAGCACTTCGCCGACGCCGTGAAGACCGCGCTGGAGCGCATCGGCATCCACGTCAACATCAGCCCGATCGACGCGGCGAACTACTTCAGCACCGTCGACAACACGAAGAACCAGTACGACCTGACCTGGGGCGACTGGATCGCCGACTGGCCGAACGCCTCCACGGTGCTGCCCACCCTCTTCGACGGCCGGCTCATCAAGAAGAACCCGCAGGCCAACCAGGACCTGTCCTACCTGAACGACCCGAAGGTCAACGCGCTGATCGACAAGGCCGCCACGATGACCGACGTCAAGCAGCGCAACGCCGCCTACGGCCGGATGGACCAGCAGATCCTGAAGGACGCCGCCGTGGTCCCGCTGACGTACATGAACTTCAGCGACATGTCCGGCTCCAAGGTCGGCGGTGTCATCCCCGACACGATCCTGGCCGAGCCGAGCCTGGTCCACGTCTACGTCAAGCACTGA
- a CDS encoding ABC transporter ATP-binding protein: MSVQTSPQPADVTPAPAPFLDVTDLRVHFPTEDGLVKSVDGVSFSLEKGRTLGIVGESGSGKSVTSLALLGLHKGTSARVSGEIRLEGRELVSLPEAEMRELRGRTVSMIFQDPLSALHPFFTVGAQIAEAYRVHHKVSKKEARERAVEMLKRVGIPQPERRVRDYPHQFSGGMRQRAMIAMSLVCDPALLIADEPTTALDVTVQAQILDLIRDLQEEFGSAVVIITHDLGVVSDVADDILVMYGGRRIEYGTTREVLKSPQHPYTWGLLQSMPHLTGDVGERLNPIPGTPPSLINLPDGCSFNPRCAYKGWEPQGRCTVERPELRLVSGMAGHLAACHLTDEAKQEIRGGADGHEPTKGNTP, translated from the coding sequence GTGTCCGTTCAGACCTCACCGCAGCCCGCGGACGTCACGCCCGCACCCGCACCCTTCCTCGACGTGACCGACCTGAGGGTGCACTTCCCGACCGAGGACGGCCTCGTCAAGTCCGTCGACGGCGTCTCCTTCAGCCTGGAGAAGGGCAGGACCCTCGGCATCGTCGGCGAGTCCGGCTCCGGCAAGTCGGTGACCTCGCTGGCCCTGCTCGGACTGCACAAGGGCACCAGCGCCCGGGTCTCCGGCGAGATCCGGCTGGAGGGCAGGGAACTCGTCTCCCTGCCCGAGGCCGAGATGCGCGAACTGCGCGGCCGTACGGTCTCCATGATCTTCCAGGACCCGCTGTCCGCGCTGCACCCCTTCTTCACCGTCGGCGCCCAGATCGCCGAGGCCTACCGCGTGCACCACAAGGTCTCCAAGAAGGAGGCCAGGGAGCGTGCGGTGGAGATGCTGAAGCGGGTCGGGATTCCGCAGCCCGAGCGCCGCGTCAGGGACTATCCGCACCAGTTCTCCGGCGGCATGCGCCAGCGCGCCATGATCGCCATGTCCCTGGTCTGCGACCCCGCCCTGCTCATCGCCGACGAACCCACCACCGCCCTGGACGTCACCGTCCAGGCCCAGATCCTCGACCTGATCCGCGATCTGCAGGAGGAGTTCGGCTCCGCCGTCGTCATCATCACGCACGACCTCGGCGTGGTCTCCGACGTCGCCGACGACATCCTGGTGATGTACGGCGGCCGCCGCATCGAGTACGGCACCACCCGCGAAGTGCTCAAGTCGCCCCAGCACCCCTACACCTGGGGCCTGTTGCAGTCGATGCCGCACCTCACCGGCGACGTCGGCGAGCGGCTGAACCCCATCCCCGGCACCCCGCCGAGCCTGATCAACCTGCCGGACGGCTGCTCCTTCAACCCGCGCTGCGCCTACAAGGGCTGGGAGCCACAGGGGCGCTGCACGGTGGAGCGGCCCGAGCTGCGCCTCGTCTCCGGCATGGCGGGACACCTCGCCGCCTGCCATCTCACCGACGAGGCCAAACAGGAGATCCGCGGCGGGGCCGACGGTCACGAGCCGACGAAAGGGAACACGCCGTGA